The genomic region GGGGCGAGAAGCGGTTCGTGTTCCCCCACCAGGGGCGGGCCGATGTCATGTTCAACTCCGCCCTCGTCTACGAGTGGAACGTCCTCCGGCCCCGCGCGGAGCCGCTCCTCCTCCAGGTGCGGCACCCCCGGTTGCGGCTGAGGGCGGAGCGGCTCCTGGAGGAACTGCGCTGGTACGCCCCCTACCCGGGGGACGAGGTCCCGGCGACGTCCATCCTCCGCGAGTTCATCGGGGGAGGGATCCTCGCCGCGTACTACCCGAGCCCGTTCGAGCGGGCCAGCTGGAGGAGAGGACCATGACGGAGATCGCCCCCTGGAAGCGATTCGACGAGGTTCAGGAGCAGGTCTTGCACGGCGACGGGGCGTTCCTGGTCGCGATGGACAGGGACGGTCGCCCGAACGCGATGACGATCGGGTGGCTCCAGCTCGGGACGGTGTGGGGACGGCCGGTCTGCCTCGTCCTCGTCCGGCCGTCGCGTTACACCCACGGCTGTATCGAACACAGCGGGGCGTTCACGGTGAACGTGCCCTTGGGGACGATGGCAAAAGAACTCGCGTTCTGCGGGGGCCGCTCCGGACGGGACACCGACAAGTTCGCCGAGCTCGGACTACGGACCATACCCGGGAAGAAGGTCCCCTTGCCCGTTCTCGCGGGATGCGCCGTGGCGTACGAGTGCCGGGTCGTAGCCCAGGCAAAGCTCCTCCCGGAGGGGATCCGCGACGCGGGGATCCGCGCCAAGTACTACCCCCGGGGCGACTTCCACACCCTGTTCTTCGGGGAGATCGCCGCCGCGTGGGAGATCGCTCCCTGACGGCCTCGTCATCGCCAGGGGATGAACTCCCCCCATCCCAGCTGGGCGAGGAGCTCCCCGTCCCGCACGAGCCACTCTCCCCGCGAGAGGACGCCCACGATCCGGCCCCGCACCGGGAACCCTTGGTAGGGCGAGAAGTCCGTGGCCATGTGGAGCTTCCCCGCCTCGATCGTCGAGGAGCCGTGGGGATCCACAAGGACAAGGTCAGCATCCGCACCGACCCGGATCCCCCCCTTCCGCGGCCAGAGCCCGAACGCCCGTGCCGGCCCCTCGCCGAGGTACCAGGCGACGTCGCGGAGGGTGATCCGGCCTTGCGCCACGCCCTCCGAGTAGAGGAGGGGAAGGAGGGTCTCCACCCCAGGGAGGCCGGACGGAAGCTGGGTCGGCTCGTCCCGCCACGCGTCCTTCTGCGCGTTCGTGAACGGGCAGTGGTCGGTGGACACCGCCTGCAACCCGCGGCGGGCAACGGCCCGCCACAGGGCGTCCCGGTCCGCTGCGGTGCGGAGCGGAGGAGTCACGGAGAACCGGTGGCCATCCGGCCGCGCGTAGACGGCCTCGTCGAGGAGGAGGTAGTGGGGGCAGGTCTCGCCCACGAGCGGGGCTCCCGCCCACCGGGCCGCCTGCAGGGCGACAAGGCCCTGGGCCGTGGAGACGTGGGCGATGTAGGTCGGGCAGCCCGTATCCCGAGCGAGGATCCCCACCTCGGCGATCGCCACCTCCTCCGCGAGCGGTGGCCGCGCTCGGGGGAATGGGCCGCCGTGGGGATCCACGAGCTCCTCGGCCTCGGCGTGGACCATCGCCACGCCCCCAAGCTTTCGAATCGCCACCATCGCGTCGCGTAGGATCCCAAGCGGGGTCCGCCGGCCGCTCGCCGCGTAGGCGAGGAAGAACTTGAACGACCGGACCCCGAGCTCCGCCGCCGCGGCAAGTTCGTCCC from Candidatus Bipolaricaulis anaerobius harbors:
- a CDS encoding flavin reductase family protein — encoded protein: MTEIAPWKRFDEVQEQVLHGDGAFLVAMDRDGRPNAMTIGWLQLGTVWGRPVCLVLVRPSRYTHGCIEHSGAFTVNVPLGTMAKELAFCGGRSGRDTDKFAELGLRTIPGKKVPLPVLAGCAVAYECRVVAQAKLLPEGIRDAGIRAKYYPRGDFHTLFFGEIAAAWEIAP
- a CDS encoding amidohydrolase family protein — encoded protein: MAIALIVAPVAARPPAGYRAPVDGFAVVGGKVVTPRGVREAAVLVRGGRIAGVGRVPARCETVSAQGLLVLPGAIDAHVHLSLPVAGTRSADDFASGTRAAAAGGVTTVLDFTVGEPGVPLPDQIERRLAQAREAVVDFALRAEMVGWTPDRGDELAAAAELGVRSFKFFLAYAASGRRTPLGILRDAMVAIRKLGGVAMVHAEAEELVDPHGGPFPRARPPLAEEVAIAEVGILARDTGCPTYIAHVSTAQGLVALQAARWAGAPLVGETCPHYLLLDEAVYARPDGHRFSVTPPLRTAADRDALWRAVARRGLQAVSTDHCPFTNAQKDAWRDEPTQLPSGLPGVETLLPLLYSEGVAQGRITLRDVAWYLGEGPARAFGLWPRKGGIRVGADADLVLVDPHGSSTIEAGKLHMATDFSPYQGFPVRGRIVGVLSRGEWLVRDGELLAQLGWGEFIPWR